In Flexistipes sp., one DNA window encodes the following:
- a CDS encoding cupin domain-containing protein — MKRKFLGSKIKSYRRSQGLSLQSVAEKIGKTKSYLSMIENSKAVPSLSTLRDIATCLGITIADFFDEEANNNSKVFKETFQFNNDARIIHSKKNEYNLYLLIQNQTFKMKTYIVELLPFGGYSQELRHEGQEQGLVLEGQISLYLDEHEYILNKGDYFYFYSNKKHKVTNKSEEKAKIYWVYLPE, encoded by the coding sequence ATGAAAAGAAAATTTTTGGGCAGCAAGATTAAAAGTTACAGAAGATCCCAGGGGCTGAGCCTGCAGAGTGTTGCCGAAAAAATAGGCAAGACAAAAAGCTATCTGTCCATGATAGAAAACTCAAAAGCCGTACCTTCACTTTCTACGCTAAGAGATATTGCAACATGTCTCGGTATCACAATAGCTGATTTTTTTGACGAGGAGGCTAACAATAATTCAAAAGTTTTTAAGGAAACATTTCAATTCAATAACGATGCCAGAATAATCCACTCCAAGAAAAATGAATACAATTTATATCTGTTAATTCAGAATCAAACATTTAAAATGAAAACATATATTGTTGAGCTGCTCCCCTTTGGAGGATATTCTCAGGAGTTGCGCCATGAAGGACAGGAGCAGGGACTGGTACTGGAAGGCCAAATCTCTCTTTATCTTGATGAGCATGAATACATTCTTAACAAAGGCGATTATTTTTATTTTTATTCCAATAAAAAACACAAAGTCACCAATAAATCCGAAGAGAAGGCGAAAATTTACTGGGTATATCTGCCCGAATAA
- a CDS encoding HU family DNA-binding protein: MNKKELIEKMADKAGLKKTEAEKALKAFEESVVDTLKNGDKVTLVGFGTFAVSERKARKGRNPQTGQEINIPAKKAPKFVPGKLFKDSVK, encoded by the coding sequence GTGAACAAAAAAGAATTGATTGAAAAAATGGCTGACAAAGCCGGTCTTAAAAAGACTGAAGCAGAAAAAGCACTGAAAGCTTTTGAGGAATCAGTAGTTGACACTCTTAAAAATGGTGACAAAGTTACTCTTGTAGGTTTTGGTACTTTTGCTGTTTCCGAAAGAAAGGCCAGAAAGGGGAGAAATCCGCAAACCGGACAGGAAATTAATATACCGGCCAAAAAAGCTCCTAAATTTGTTCCCGGTAAACTTTTTAAAGATTCTGTGAAATAA
- the speB gene encoding agmatinase, whose translation MKTISNCFIGCDKSVEKSDLLIFGAPYDGTSSFRPGSRFAPDKIREASYGLETYSPDYNMDIEELNVGDIGNVEFPFGEKDKVFKEIRSCTANLLDMNKKILCLGGEHLITLPIIEELSRIHGNLKLIHMDAHADMRDTYISEKLSHATVLNNISELIGQKNIFHYGIRSGTREEFDEIAKFNNLNIKNDKLTENIGDDPVYLTIDLDILDTSVLPGTGTPEPGGLSFKELSELLFSFKGFNFVGADVVELAPDYDFTGASSIVAAKVVRNTICTILS comes from the coding sequence ATGAAGACGATAAGTAACTGTTTTATAGGATGTGACAAATCTGTTGAAAAATCCGATTTGCTTATTTTTGGCGCACCATATGACGGCACAAGCAGTTTCCGCCCCGGCTCAAGATTTGCTCCGGATAAAATAAGGGAAGCCTCTTACGGGCTTGAAACATACAGCCCCGATTACAATATGGATATCGAAGAATTAAACGTTGGCGATATAGGCAATGTGGAATTTCCTTTCGGTGAAAAAGATAAAGTTTTTAAGGAAATAAGAAGCTGTACCGCCAATCTTTTGGATATGAATAAAAAAATATTATGTCTCGGAGGGGAACATCTTATAACACTGCCCATTATTGAGGAACTCAGCAGGATACATGGTAATTTGAAACTGATACATATGGATGCACATGCAGATATGCGTGATACATATATAAGTGAAAAACTTTCCCATGCTACAGTATTAAACAATATCTCTGAACTAATCGGTCAGAAAAACATTTTTCATTACGGTATCAGAAGCGGAACACGGGAAGAGTTTGATGAGATTGCCAAATTCAACAACCTCAATATAAAAAACGACAAATTGACTGAAAATATCGGGGATGATCCTGTTTACCTTACAATTGATTTGGACATCCTTGACACATCTGTTCTTCCCGGAACAGGCACACCGGAACCAGGCGGGCTTAGTTTTAAAGAATTATCTGAACTCCTTTTCTCCTTTAAAGGCTTTAATTTTGTCGGAGCTGATGTGGTGGAGCTGGCACCTGACTATGACTTTACAGGCGCATCAAGTATAGTAGCTGCAAAAGTTGTTAGAAATACTATCTGCACAATATTGAGTTAA
- the speE gene encoding polyamine aminopropyltransferase: MDLWFTELYENASGYTVKIKETLFSGKSKYQQLDILQTEQLGKMMVLDGLIMLTEANEFSYHEMIAHVPMTAHPNPERVLIIGGGDGGTAREVLKHNCVKECVMVEIDELVIEKSKEFFPQIASAFDNPKLNLLVQDGFKYIEDNKNAFDVVIIDSTDPIGPAEPLFSEHFYKNVNACLKSDGLMSAQSESPYLYNKIIRQMYTDMGKAFPVVKMYTGYVPFYPTGMWSFAFASKKYHPYSKPRIDMIDKIDNLQYFNKEIYCTCFALPNFARKLLDEDDK, translated from the coding sequence ATGGATTTATGGTTTACAGAACTGTATGAAAACGCCTCTGGATATACAGTAAAAATCAAGGAAACACTTTTCAGCGGTAAAAGCAAATATCAGCAGCTTGATATCCTTCAAACAGAACAGCTGGGCAAAATGATGGTTCTTGATGGTTTAATAATGCTTACCGAAGCCAATGAGTTTTCTTATCATGAGATGATTGCGCATGTCCCGATGACAGCCCACCCCAATCCTGAGAGAGTTCTTATAATTGGAGGCGGAGACGGGGGAACCGCCAGAGAAGTGCTGAAGCATAATTGTGTAAAAGAATGTGTAATGGTGGAAATTGATGAGCTTGTTATTGAAAAATCAAAGGAGTTTTTCCCGCAGATAGCCTCAGCATTTGACAACCCTAAATTAAATCTATTGGTACAGGATGGTTTTAAATACATAGAAGATAATAAGAACGCCTTTGATGTGGTAATAATTGATTCAACAGACCCTATCGGTCCTGCTGAGCCCCTTTTCAGCGAACATTTTTATAAAAATGTAAACGCCTGCTTGAAAAGCGACGGTCTGATGTCGGCACAGTCAGAAAGTCCTTATCTGTATAATAAAATAATCCGGCAGATGTATACAGATATGGGCAAAGCATTTCCTGTTGTAAAAATGTATACAGGGTATGTACCGTTTTATCCCACCGGTATGTGGAGTTTTGCCTTCGCTTCCAAAAAATACCACCCGTACTCAAAGCCGCGAATTGACATGATTGATAAAATAGATAATTTACAGTATTTTAACAAAGAAATCTACTGTACCTGTTTTGCTTTACCGAATTTTGCGAGGAAACTTCTTGATGAAGACGATAAGTAA
- a CDS encoding pyruvoyl-dependent arginine decarboxylase has product MIFKTPTKHFFVSGTSEGYTMLNAFDGALLDAGIGNTNLVKMSSIVPPHCKLVDHIKLPQGSLVPVAYASICQAEPGVTLSAAVAAAYPEDESQAGLIMEYSAPARKDIVEKHVRTMAEKGLERRDLKIKEIRSIAVQTIVESIGAAFAAVVLWD; this is encoded by the coding sequence ATGATTTTCAAAACCCCCACAAAACACTTCTTTGTTTCCGGAACATCTGAAGGCTATACAATGCTGAATGCATTTGACGGAGCTTTGTTAGATGCCGGCATTGGTAATACGAATCTTGTTAAAATGAGCAGCATTGTACCGCCTCATTGCAAACTGGTGGATCATATAAAGCTGCCCCAGGGCTCGCTTGTTCCTGTTGCTTATGCCTCTATATGTCAGGCGGAACCCGGTGTTACTCTTTCTGCAGCAGTTGCCGCTGCTTACCCGGAAGATGAATCACAGGCAGGTCTTATTATGGAATACTCTGCTCCTGCCAGAAAAGATATTGTTGAAAAGCATGTCAGAACAATGGCCGAAAAGGGGCTGGAAAGAAGAGACCTGAAAATAAAAGAAATAAGAAGCATAGCCGTTCAAACAATAGTTGAAAGCATAGGTGCCGCATTTGCCGCCGTTGTCCTATGGGATTGA
- the speD gene encoding adenosylmethionine decarboxylase: MQALGKHILVEFYGCNPEKLKDTKMLQTEFENAADMSGATVVDSTFHTFSPYGVSGVVVIAESHLTIHTWPEYGYAAVDLFTCGDTVDPWKAFSYLKSVLESNNTSTIEMKRGQLNDFEGQLRHKPACA, translated from the coding sequence ATGCAAGCTTTAGGAAAACACATTTTGGTGGAGTTTTACGGTTGCAACCCGGAAAAACTCAAAGACACAAAAATGTTGCAGACAGAATTTGAAAATGCTGCCGATATGAGTGGAGCAACAGTTGTGGACAGTACTTTCCATACTTTTAGCCCCTATGGAGTGAGCGGTGTGGTTGTAATTGCTGAATCACACCTTACTATACACACCTGGCCGGAATACGGCTACGCTGCTGTGGATTTATTTACCTGTGGAGATACAGTGGATCCCTGGAAAGCTTTTTCTTACCTGAAATCCGTTCTGGAGTCAAATAACACATCAACTATTGAAATGAAGCGCGGCCAACTGAATGATTTTGAAGGACAGCTGAGACACAAGCCGGCCTGCGCTTAA
- the rfaD gene encoding ADP-glyceromanno-heptose 6-epimerase yields the protein MIVITGAAGFIGSVILKLFNDKGHDNILAVDKLGEKTKWKNLNNKKFTDFCDKDDFIANPDKFKGIDAIIHMGACTDTAEFNLDYLIKNNYEYSKILFEYSVKNNIPFIYASSAATYGGGENGYSDEMEDISLLTPLNPYGFSKQLFDQWLLMQTDKPPFWAGLKFFNVYGPNEYHKGRMASVIFHTFNQINETGKVKLFKSHRQDCKHGEQKRDFVYVKDVAEIIYYFYQNRPENGIFNLGTGNARTFNDLAENVIKNAKIKAEIEYIDMPEDIRDKYQYFTEAKMNKLRNTGYDKDFHSLEEGIKDYVTNFLVQNYKIL from the coding sequence ATGATAGTTATAACGGGAGCTGCAGGCTTTATAGGAAGCGTAATCCTGAAACTTTTTAACGATAAAGGTCACGATAACATTTTGGCAGTGGATAAGCTGGGAGAAAAAACCAAATGGAAAAATCTAAACAACAAAAAATTTACCGATTTTTGTGATAAAGACGACTTCATTGCCAATCCGGATAAATTTAAAGGAATTGACGCAATAATTCACATGGGCGCCTGCACTGACACAGCAGAATTCAACCTGGATTATCTGATTAAAAATAATTATGAATACAGCAAGATACTTTTTGAGTATTCCGTTAAGAATAACATACCTTTTATTTACGCCAGCAGTGCTGCCACTTATGGGGGCGGCGAAAACGGCTACAGCGATGAGATGGAAGATATTTCCCTGCTAACTCCTCTTAACCCTTACGGGTTTTCAAAGCAACTTTTTGATCAGTGGCTGCTTATGCAGACTGATAAGCCTCCTTTCTGGGCAGGGCTTAAATTTTTCAACGTTTACGGCCCGAATGAATATCATAAGGGCAGGATGGCCAGCGTTATCTTCCATACGTTTAACCAAATTAACGAGACCGGCAAAGTGAAATTATTCAAGTCCCACAGACAGGACTGTAAACATGGTGAGCAAAAAAGAGATTTTGTATATGTTAAGGATGTTGCAGAAATAATCTATTACTTTTATCAAAACAGGCCTGAAAACGGCATATTTAACCTGGGCACAGGCAATGCACGCACTTTTAATGATCTGGCTGAAAATGTGATAAAAAACGCTAAAATTAAGGCTGAAATTGAATACATTGATATGCCTGAGGATATTCGTGATAAATATCAGTATTTCACAGAAGCAAAAATGAATAAGCTCAGAAATACAGGTTACGACAAAGACTTTCACTCACTTGAAGAGGGAATTAAGGATTATGTAACAAATTTTTTGGTGCAAAATTACAAAATTTTATAA